Proteins co-encoded in one Nitrososphaera sp. genomic window:
- the aspS gene encoding aspartate--tRNA(Asn) ligase: protein MSGLLSEQDLGHWRRTHYSSEINPSVAEQAATEVVVMGWVSSVRDHGNIRFVILKDSLGEIQITAKRGDVGGELFALFKEIKEHSSIGVKGKLRIQEKAPNGVEVIPTELRAFSIARKAAPFMVQGKTSQVGIDTRLDLRAVDLRRTYLGCVFRIRQTVINTIRELLARQRFVEVSTPKMIATATEGGAALFPIFYYNREAYLAQSPQLYKEQLTMAFESVFEIGPIFRAEPSRTNRHLSEATSIDVERAFVDYNDVMALLERMITAIVESVKEKNSEDIRFMELQLPRVELPFPRYSYSDLIEKLQESGERIKWGDDISPASMKNLQDERLSGFYFIVDWPTSTKPFYVKPRVADEGRTCESFDLMYGPLELSSGSTRINSRDMLVERMSKQGMKIDAFDYHLRVFDYGVPPHAGFGLGLERLLMVIAKIENIRDATFYPRDIDRLAP from the coding sequence TTGAGCGGTTTGCTGTCAGAACAGGACCTTGGACACTGGAGGAGAACCCATTACTCCTCAGAGATAAATCCCTCAGTCGCCGAGCAGGCTGCAACTGAGGTCGTAGTTATGGGCTGGGTTTCAAGCGTTCGGGACCACGGCAACATCAGGTTCGTCATTTTGAAAGACAGCCTTGGCGAAATACAGATAACCGCCAAGAGGGGCGACGTTGGAGGCGAACTATTTGCACTTTTCAAGGAAATTAAGGAGCACAGCTCCATCGGCGTCAAGGGCAAACTCAGAATCCAGGAGAAGGCTCCAAACGGCGTCGAGGTTATTCCCACTGAGCTTAGGGCGTTTTCCATTGCAAGAAAAGCAGCTCCTTTTATGGTTCAGGGCAAGACGTCTCAGGTTGGCATTGACACCCGGCTTGACCTGAGGGCGGTCGACCTGCGCAGAACTTACCTTGGATGCGTTTTTCGCATACGGCAGACTGTAATAAACACGATAAGGGAGCTGCTGGCCAGACAGCGGTTTGTTGAAGTCAGCACGCCTAAAATGATTGCCACCGCCACAGAGGGAGGCGCGGCGCTCTTTCCGATCTTTTACTACAACAGGGAAGCATACCTTGCGCAGAGCCCGCAGTTGTACAAGGAACAGCTCACCATGGCCTTTGAGAGCGTCTTTGAGATAGGCCCGATTTTCAGGGCAGAGCCTTCGAGGACTAACAGGCACCTTTCGGAGGCAACCTCAATTGACGTTGAAAGGGCGTTTGTCGACTATAACGACGTGATGGCGCTGCTAGAGCGGATGATAACCGCAATAGTCGAGTCTGTCAAGGAAAAGAACTCGGAGGATATCAGATTCATGGAGCTCCAGCTGCCAAGAGTCGAGCTTCCATTCCCCAGGTACTCGTATTCTGATCTTATTGAAAAACTGCAGGAGAGCGGCGAGCGCATAAAGTGGGGAGATGACATTTCGCCCGCGTCCATGAAGAACCTCCAAGACGAGCGATTGTCAGGATTTTACTTTATCGTGGACTGGCCCACCTCGACAAAGCCGTTTTATGTCAAGCCTCGCGTTGCCGACGAAGGAAGGACCTGTGAATCCTTTGACCTGATGTACGGCCCGCTTGAACTATCTTCAGGCAGTACGAGGATTAACTCACGCGACATGCTTGTAGAGCGGATGTCAAAGCAGGGCATGAAGATTGATGCGTTCGACTACCACCTCCGGGTTTTCGATTACGGGGTGCCCCCGCACGCAGGGTTCGGCCTTGGGCTTGAAAGGCTGCTTATGGTAATAGCAAAAATAGAGAACATCAGGGACGCGACTTTTTATCCAAGAGACATCGACAGGCTCGCACCTTAG
- a CDS encoding aspartyl/glutamyl-tRNA amidotransferase subunit C, whose product MKRSMVTKDELKHLGWLSRIELSDAELETYATQIEQVIQYLDTLDALKLDGADTSTGISGTIQYSDLRTDKNEEFGPCPLGTKYRKDGYVVGPRMA is encoded by the coding sequence ATGAAGAGATCCATGGTTACAAAGGACGAACTCAAGCATCTTGGATGGCTGTCGCGCATCGAGCTTTCTGACGCGGAGCTCGAAACCTATGCTACCCAGATAGAGCAGGTCATTCAGTATTTGGACACCCTCGATGCCCTGAAACTTGATGGGGCCGACACATCCACGGGCATTTCAGGAACGATACAGTACAGCGACCTGCGAACCGACAAGAATGAGGAATTCGGCCCCTGCCCGCTTGGGACAAAATACCGCAAGGACGGGTACGTTGTCGGTCCCAGGATGGCTTGA
- the gatA gene encoding Asp-tRNA(Asn)/Glu-tRNA(Gln) amidotransferase subunit GatA, producing MSGSRRLYALGVHDVASGVASREFSAEEYISQILERIQLVEPKINALITVSGKEALESARALDKKIRDGARGGPLAGVAVSIKDNICTKGIRTTCSSKMLDSFIPPYSATAVEKLEEAGAIVIGKANLDEFAMGSTTEFSRHGPSRNPWDISRVPGGSSGGSAASVAALECAASLGSDTGGSVRCPASFCSVVGMKPTYGVVSRYGLISYANSLEQIGPFARSVSDVSAVFDVICGTDEKDQTTIEGKVASGGDSATAESKLRVGLVKEFIEGADESVAKIIYTAYDSFAETGSRCSEVSLESAKYTLASYYTIAMAEASSNLARFDNLRYGYDLNPEGFEWNSYIAKARSEFGSEVKRRIILGSYVLSSGYYGRYYVKAQRVRNLLRAELASLFKQHDILIGPTMPILPFKAGEKIDDPLKMYLVDVDTVVANLAGTPAVSVPAGFVAGLPVGLQIIAAHGCEKTMLDAAMQFESRHAHDIPRSPEI from the coding sequence ATGTCGGGCAGCAGACGCCTGTATGCCCTTGGGGTGCACGATGTCGCGTCGGGTGTAGCAAGCCGCGAATTTTCAGCAGAAGAGTATATCAGCCAGATCCTTGAGAGGATTCAGCTCGTCGAACCCAAGATAAACGCGCTAATCACAGTCAGCGGAAAAGAAGCGCTCGAGTCGGCAAGGGCACTTGACAAGAAAATACGAGACGGGGCCCGAGGCGGACCTCTGGCAGGCGTGGCTGTTAGCATAAAGGACAATATCTGCACAAAAGGTATCAGGACAACCTGTTCCTCAAAGATGCTCGATTCGTTTATTCCCCCCTACAGCGCCACGGCGGTCGAAAAGCTCGAGGAAGCGGGGGCGATTGTGATTGGAAAGGCAAACCTCGACGAGTTTGCAATGGGCTCTACAACAGAGTTTAGCAGGCATGGCCCAAGCCGAAACCCGTGGGACATCAGCAGGGTGCCAGGCGGCTCTTCTGGCGGGAGCGCTGCCAGTGTTGCGGCACTAGAATGCGCAGCGTCGCTGGGCTCTGACACTGGAGGCTCCGTAAGGTGTCCTGCTAGTTTTTGCTCTGTAGTCGGCATGAAGCCCACTTATGGGGTAGTCAGCAGATACGGTCTGATATCGTATGCAAACAGCCTTGAGCAAATAGGCCCGTTTGCCAGAAGCGTCTCCGACGTTTCGGCAGTGTTTGATGTTATTTGCGGCACTGACGAAAAGGACCAGACGACCATAGAAGGCAAAGTGGCTTCGGGCGGGGATTCCGCTACTGCCGAGAGCAAACTGCGCGTCGGGCTTGTCAAAGAATTTATCGAAGGCGCGGACGAAAGCGTTGCCAAGATAATATACACTGCATATGACTCATTTGCAGAGACTGGTTCAAGATGCTCTGAGGTCTCTTTAGAGTCTGCCAAATACACTCTTGCCTCATACTATACCATCGCAATGGCCGAGGCCAGCAGCAACCTCGCTCGCTTTGACAACCTCAGGTACGGCTATGACCTGAACCCCGAGGGTTTTGAGTGGAACTCGTACATTGCCAAGGCAAGAAGCGAGTTTGGCTCCGAGGTCAAGCGCAGGATTATCCTGGGCTCTTACGTGCTCTCGTCGGGCTATTACGGGCGCTATTATGTCAAGGCGCAGCGGGTGCGGAACCTGCTGCGCGCAGAACTTGCGTCGCTCTTCAAGCAACATGACATCCTGATTGGACCGACGATGCCGATTTTGCCGTTCAAAGCAGGGGAGAAGATTGACGACCCTCTGAAAATGTACCTTGTGGACGTTGACACGGTGGTCGCCAACCTTGCTGGGACTCCAGCGGTATCCGTGCCAGCAGGATTTGTCGCCGGCCTCCCCGTTGGCCTGCAGATAATTGCCGCTCACGGTTGCGAAAAGACAATGCTCGATGCCGCCATGCAATTTGAGTCAAGGCATGCCCACGACATTCCAAGGAGCCCGGAAATCTAA
- the gatB gene encoding Asp-tRNA(Asn)/Glu-tRNA(Gln) amidotransferase subunit GatB codes for MSALQAKIGLEIHCQLTGLASKLFCPCSCSYRAKEPNSNTCPVCCGLPGSLPRLNRRAVELAGMACVALGCKVPESIWFYRKNYFYPDLPKNFQLTQYNAYGVSSIGYDGEVAYGSAGRKVRLRRVQLEEDPGRLVYEAGSMEKSHYALIDYNRAGVALIEIVTEPDFSDPKETRLFLDKIASTVEHLGICDTTLEGAVRCDANVSIAGGNRVEIKNVSSFADVKKALEFEIARQRTMVARGIEVEAETRHWDDTRKVTKASRSKEEEQDYRYFPEPDIPAVALGSGFVASIRTSMPELPDARKQRFISELGLSEHVSQVLIERKELADYFELAVREYPSGPKEIANWIVTDLMGFVDDKAVGENPEGDSGMSFATIKARPEHIADLAKLVSGNTVNRATAKQILAQVVKTGEMPSALAKKMQAGKIDNKDELEKAIDSVFAAEAAAVRDASKNPNASNYLLGKVMQATKGRADPRTALEIISNKLKAIGS; via the coding sequence ATGTCTGCACTACAGGCCAAGATTGGACTTGAGATACACTGCCAGCTAACTGGCCTCGCAAGCAAGCTCTTCTGTCCCTGCAGCTGCAGCTACAGGGCCAAGGAACCAAACTCAAATACCTGTCCTGTTTGCTGCGGCCTGCCCGGCTCCCTTCCAAGGCTCAACAGGCGCGCAGTCGAGCTCGCAGGGATGGCCTGCGTCGCGCTTGGCTGTAAAGTGCCCGAGTCGATCTGGTTTTACCGCAAGAATTACTTTTACCCAGACCTTCCCAAGAATTTCCAGCTCACCCAATACAATGCCTACGGTGTCAGCAGCATCGGCTATGACGGCGAGGTTGCGTACGGTTCCGCGGGCAGGAAGGTAAGACTAAGGAGAGTACAGCTTGAGGAAGACCCGGGCAGGCTTGTTTACGAGGCAGGTAGCATGGAAAAGAGCCACTATGCGCTCATTGACTACAACAGGGCGGGAGTTGCCCTGATTGAGATTGTCACGGAGCCGGATTTTTCCGACCCAAAGGAAACCCGGCTATTTCTGGACAAAATAGCATCTACCGTCGAGCATCTTGGTATTTGCGACACCACTCTTGAAGGCGCGGTGCGTTGCGACGCCAATGTGTCTATCGCCGGCGGAAACCGCGTCGAAATCAAGAACGTCAGCTCGTTTGCGGACGTAAAAAAGGCGCTCGAGTTTGAAATCGCCAGGCAGCGGACCATGGTAGCCCGTGGAATCGAAGTCGAGGCAGAGACAAGGCACTGGGATGATACCCGCAAGGTCACCAAGGCATCAAGGTCAAAGGAAGAGGAGCAGGACTACAGGTACTTCCCCGAGCCGGACATCCCGGCAGTGGCGCTTGGAAGCGGTTTTGTTGCGTCCATCCGGACCTCGATGCCGGAGCTTCCCGATGCAAGGAAGCAGAGGTTCATTTCCGAGCTCGGCCTTTCCGAGCACGTCTCGCAGGTCCTGATTGAGAGAAAAGAGCTCGCGGACTACTTTGAGCTGGCGGTAAGGGAATATCCGTCTGGACCAAAGGAAATCGCAAACTGGATAGTCACCGACCTCATGGGCTTTGTCGACGATAAGGCGGTAGGAGAGAATCCAGAAGGAGACTCGGGAATGTCATTTGCCACCATCAAGGCGCGCCCGGAGCACATCGCAGACCTTGCCAAGCTCGTTTCCGGCAATACAGTAAACAGGGCGACTGCGAAGCAGATTCTCGCCCAGGTGGTCAAGACGGGCGAAATGCCTTCTGCACTTGCCAAAAAAATGCAGGCTGGCAAAATTGACAACAAAGACGAACTGGAGAAGGCTATTGACTCTGTGTTTGCCGCCGAGGCAGCGGCTGTCCGTGACGCGTCAAAAAATCCCAACGCCTCCAACTACCTGCTTGGCAAGGTGATGCAGGCGACAAAGGGCAGGGCGGACCCGCGGACTGCTCTTGAAATAATCAGCAACAAGCTAAAGGCTATTGGCAGCTAG